The following proteins are encoded in a genomic region of Pseudomonadales bacterium:
- the ispG gene encoding flavodoxin-dependent (E)-4-hydroxy-3-methylbut-2-enyl-diphosphate synthase has protein sequence MLTESPIKRRKSRQIMVGNVAVGGDAPIAVQSMTNTETTDVAATVVQIRQLENVGADIVRVSVPSMEAADAFGVIRQQVQVPLVADIHFDYKIALRVADLGVDCLRINPGNIGREDRVRAVVEKAREKNIPIRIGVNAGSLEKDLQKKYGEPNADALVESAFRHIDILYKMDFHDFKLSLKASDVFLTVEAYRKIASQIEQPLHLGITEAGALRAGTVKSSVGLGMLLMDGIGDTIRVSLAADPVEEIKVGFDILKSLHLRTKGINIIACPSCSRQNFDVIQTVNALESRLEDINDSLDVAIIGCYVNGPGEAKVAHIGLTGSSPSNMVFVDGKPSVKLENSELVDSLEKMIRDKVAQQAAVIAKS, from the coding sequence ATGTTGACGGAAAGTCCGATCAAGCGCAGAAAGTCGCGTCAGATCATGGTGGGCAATGTAGCTGTTGGTGGTGATGCGCCGATCGCTGTGCAAAGTATGACGAATACTGAAACAACCGATGTTGCAGCAACCGTTGTGCAAATTCGCCAATTAGAAAATGTGGGCGCAGATATTGTGCGTGTTTCTGTGCCTTCGATGGAGGCTGCGGATGCATTCGGTGTTATTCGTCAACAAGTCCAAGTGCCGTTGGTTGCTGATATTCATTTCGATTACAAAATTGCACTGCGCGTAGCGGACCTCGGTGTGGATTGCTTGCGTATCAATCCAGGCAATATCGGCCGAGAAGATCGCGTGCGTGCCGTGGTGGAAAAAGCACGCGAGAAAAATATCCCTATTCGTATTGGTGTGAATGCAGGTTCTTTGGAAAAAGATTTACAGAAAAAATACGGCGAGCCGAATGCAGATGCGCTGGTGGAATCCGCATTTAGACATATCGATATCTTATACAAAATGGATTTCCATGATTTCAAATTGAGCTTAAAAGCTTCGGATGTTTTTCTGACTGTTGAAGCTTATCGAAAAATTGCTTCTCAAATTGAACAGCCCTTGCATTTGGGTATTACTGAAGCAGGCGCATTGCGTGCAGGTACAGTGAAGTCGTCGGTGGGCTTGGGAATGCTATTGATGGATGGCATTGGCGATACCATTCGTGTGTCGCTGGCGGCAGATCCTGTGGAAGAAATTAAGGTGGGCTTTGATATTTTGAAAAGCCTGCACTTGCGCACCAAAGGCATCAATATCATCGCTTGCCCTAGTTGTTCGCGCCAAAATTTTGATGTAATTCAAACCGTCAATGCATTGGAATCGCGTTTGGAAGATATCAACGATTCACTGGATGTCGCCATCATTGGTTGTTATGTCAACGGACCCGGTGAGGCGAAAGTGGCGCATATTGGTTTGACGGGTAGCTCGCCTAGCAACATGGTGTTTGTTGATGGTAAACCCAGCGTGAAGCTGGAAAACAGCGAGTTGGTGGATTCGTTAGAAAAAATGATTCGCGACAAAGTGGCGCAGCAAGCCGCCGTCATCGCAAAAAGTTAA
- a CDS encoding tetratricopeptide repeat protein, with protein sequence MADYQTEEEQVELIKKWWRENGRSTLVGVVIALIGFFGWTQWQSYQAKQTEAASDLFQQMLTATESVDGAKKVTALAEQLRKEYPRSVYAVFAGLRLAKDAVAANNLPAAAQFLEWVQQNNADNSLKSLVSLRLAQVQNAQNEGDKALATLNGIKTVGAAWEGEVAELRGDILSAQNKAEDARASYQKAKQVFDTASNRERVSILEVKLSMLPSAKTDTKSK encoded by the coding sequence ATGGCGGACTATCAAACCGAAGAAGAACAGGTTGAACTCATCAAAAAATGGTGGCGTGAAAATGGCAGATCAACCCTTGTTGGTGTCGTGATTGCACTGATTGGTTTTTTTGGATGGACGCAGTGGCAGTCTTATCAAGCCAAGCAAACGGAAGCGGCTTCTGATTTATTTCAGCAAATGTTGACGGCAACAGAGTCTGTAGATGGCGCGAAAAAAGTCACTGCGCTGGCGGAGCAATTGCGTAAAGAATATCCGCGTTCTGTTTATGCAGTATTTGCCGGTTTGCGTTTGGCAAAAGATGCTGTGGCAGCGAATAACTTACCGGCTGCAGCACAGTTTTTGGAATGGGTGCAGCAGAATAATGCAGACAACAGTTTGAAGTCCTTGGTGAGCCTGCGTCTTGCACAAGTACAAAATGCACAGAATGAAGGCGATAAAGCCTTGGCTACTTTAAATGGAATTAAAACGGTTGGTGCTGCGTGGGAAGGTGAAGTGGCAGAGTTGCGTGGGGATATTCTTTCAGCGCAAAACAAAGCAGAGGATGCGCGCGCTAGTTATCAAAAAGCCAAACAAGTATTTGATACAGCGAGCAACCGTGAACGCGTATCTATTTTGGAGGTGAAATTATCAATGTTGCCTTCCGCCAAAACTGATACAAAAAGTAAGTGA
- the bamB gene encoding outer membrane protein assembly factor BamB produces the protein MSHSSVMKAMLSQCARGVLVASLVTTLSACSLLEDKKKAEVAQLQSLPTGTISLAKQWSRGVGNQGDDALLLALTPAVDGGTIYAANAHGGVVAISRASGDVRWKAKVDAALVGAVGAGADMVFVSTDNGGVIALDAASGSERWRGQTSSQVLAAPVTNGDVVVAQSTDARVQAFDAGTGRVRWSYKASQAVLTLRGNSAPVIRSGSVFVAFDNGKVAVLDASTGLMQWERRFIVPNGRTELERIIDVQADPLLTSTDVIVASYQGAIVDIDQQSGQVKWEQKASVMRSMASADDVVYMVEGDDSVRALSMNSGNELWKSRGFENRSLSSPAVLGAYLAVADKYGYVHLLKRADGAYAGRYNIGGNGVRADLQSDGDTLYALTVSGKLYALSVK, from the coding sequence GTGAGTCATTCATCCGTCATGAAAGCCATGTTGTCACAGTGCGCGCGCGGCGTTTTGGTTGCAAGTTTGGTAACAACGCTGTCTGCGTGCAGTTTGTTGGAAGATAAAAAGAAAGCTGAAGTGGCTCAGTTGCAATCATTACCCACTGGCACAATTTCGTTAGCAAAGCAGTGGTCGCGCGGTGTGGGAAACCAAGGCGATGATGCCTTGTTGTTGGCGTTAACCCCCGCTGTAGATGGCGGCACAATTTATGCGGCCAATGCGCATGGCGGTGTAGTCGCCATCAGCCGTGCCAGTGGCGATGTGCGCTGGAAAGCGAAAGTTGATGCTGCGTTAGTGGGTGCTGTTGGCGCTGGTGCTGATATGGTGTTTGTTTCAACAGATAACGGTGGCGTCATTGCATTGGATGCCGCCAGTGGCAGTGAACGCTGGCGTGGACAAACCAGCAGCCAAGTATTGGCAGCGCCAGTGACGAATGGCGATGTGGTTGTTGCGCAGTCAACCGATGCGCGCGTACAAGCATTCGATGCGGGTACAGGGCGCGTGCGCTGGTCGTACAAAGCTTCGCAAGCGGTATTAACGCTGCGCGGCAACAGCGCGCCAGTTATTCGTTCTGGCTCGGTGTTCGTGGCATTTGATAACGGCAAAGTGGCAGTGTTGGACGCCAGTACCGGATTGATGCAGTGGGAACGCCGCTTCATTGTGCCCAATGGTCGTACAGAACTAGAGCGCATTATTGATGTGCAAGCTGACCCGCTGTTGACTTCGACGGATGTCATTGTTGCTTCGTATCAAGGTGCAATTGTCGATATCGACCAACAGAGCGGCCAAGTGAAGTGGGAGCAAAAAGCTTCTGTGATGCGCAGTATGGCCAGTGCAGATGATGTGGTGTACATGGTCGAGGGCGATGATTCTGTCAGAGCGCTCAGCATGAATTCTGGAAATGAGTTGTGGAAGTCTAGAGGTTTTGAAAATCGCAGTTTGTCTTCGCCTGCTGTGCTGGGTGCTTATCTTGCGGTAGCTGATAAATACGGTTATGTGCATTTGCTGAAACGCGCTGATGGCGCATATGCAGGCCGCTACAACATTGGTGGCAATGGTGTGCGCGCAGATTTGCAAAGTGATGGCGATACTTTGTATGCCTTGACCGTCAGCGGTAAGTTATACGCACTCAGCGTTAAATAA
- the hisS gene encoding histidine--tRNA ligase, translated as MVSKIQSVRGMNDLLPQDSHVWQFLEATVADVLRSYGYREIRFPILENTALFKRAIGEVTDIVEKEMYTFEDRNGDSLTLRPEGTASCVRACEQNGLLYNQTQKLWYAGPMFRHERPQKGRLRQFHQIGVEAFGFAGPDIDAEMLLLTARLWRELGLTDHVSLQLNSLGSNAARANYRAALVTYLEKFVADLDEDSKRRLHSNPLRILDSKDANTQKLLVDAPQMQNYLDDESRLHFDQLCAALTRVGVPFELNSRLVRGLDYYNATVFEWVTRSLGAQGTVCAGGRYDGLVEQLGGKPTPAFGFAMGVERLALLLEEVGSVQAESPDVFIVFSETALGDALLLAEQCRDASPEAVVLLNSGGGSFKNQFKRADRSGANIALVLGDDELHKQVVAVKFLRDEREQQEVPFGTLQAFLRQHLSA; from the coding sequence GTGGTGAGTAAAATTCAATCGGTTCGCGGCATGAATGATTTGCTGCCGCAAGACTCTCATGTGTGGCAATTTCTTGAAGCAACTGTTGCAGATGTGTTGCGCAGTTATGGCTATCGTGAAATTCGTTTTCCTATTTTAGAAAATACCGCACTGTTTAAGCGCGCAATCGGCGAAGTCACGGATATCGTCGAAAAAGAAATGTATACCTTCGAAGATCGCAACGGCGACAGCCTGACGCTGCGTCCTGAAGGTACAGCCAGTTGCGTGCGTGCCTGCGAGCAAAATGGCTTGCTGTACAACCAAACGCAAAAATTGTGGTATGCGGGCCCTATGTTTCGTCACGAGCGCCCGCAAAAAGGGCGTTTGCGCCAGTTTCATCAAATCGGCGTTGAAGCGTTTGGTTTTGCAGGGCCCGATATCGATGCGGAAATGTTGTTGCTCACCGCGCGGCTTTGGCGTGAATTGGGTTTGACGGATCATGTGTCGCTGCAACTGAATTCTTTAGGTTCCAATGCTGCACGCGCCAATTATCGAGCGGCATTAGTCACTTATTTAGAAAAGTTTGTTGCAGATTTAGATGAGGACAGCAAGCGGCGTTTGCACAGCAATCCCTTGCGTATTTTGGATAGTAAAGATGCTAATACGCAGAAGCTATTGGTTGATGCGCCGCAAATGCAGAATTATTTAGACGATGAATCTCGTCTGCATTTTGATCAACTGTGCGCTGCATTAACACGCGTAGGCGTACCCTTTGAACTCAATTCGCGTTTGGTGCGCGGTTTGGATTACTACAACGCCACCGTGTTTGAGTGGGTGACGCGCTCCTTAGGTGCGCAAGGTACGGTGTGCGCGGGTGGTCGCTACGATGGTTTGGTCGAGCAGCTGGGTGGTAAACCGACGCCTGCCTTTGGTTTCGCCATGGGGGTTGAGCGATTGGCGTTGCTACTGGAAGAAGTAGGTAGTGTGCAGGCGGAATCACCGGATGTGTTTATCGTGTTTTCTGAAACTGCGCTAGGCGATGCGTTGCTGTTGGCTGAGCAGTGCCGCGATGCGTCACCTGAGGCTGTGGTGCTGCTCAATAGTGGCGGTGGCAGTTTCAAAAATCAGTTCAAGCGCGCAGATCGCAGTGGCGCGAACATTGCTTTGGTGCTGGGCGACGATGAGCTGCACAAGCAGGTTGTCGCGGTTAAGTTTCTGCGCGACGAGCGCGAACAGCAGGAAGTACCTTTTGGTACACTGCAAGCCTTTTTACGCCAGCATTTGTCGGCGTAG